From the genome of Terriglobia bacterium, one region includes:
- a CDS encoding M20/M25/M40 family metallo-hydrolase, producing MLTDRRTILSTRMPIFTRSNPEPPRDDRSAPDQQIARLAELRLVHETMAWFRRNEHRIAEWQLAVTAIPAAPFGEEQRSRWMRDRFEEIGLLEVHRDELGNVFGTRPGTDPETKFLAISAHMDTVFPAGTPLDVRREGERLRGPGICDNGAGLVALLALAAALHETGIQHRHPIVFIGNVGEEGEGDLRGMRHIFSQQRWRESIERVLVLDGAGIDSIIAEGLGSRRFEVTVEGPGGHSWSDFGVPNPIVALGRAIEHFSRTPLPDSPKTTFNIGVISGGTSVNSIPQSAFMRVDLRSSAAEEIDRLESALRAAIEDAVEETRATVRGRAPLRYEIRMVGNRPSADLPANSPLMQTVRAVDAHLGIRAKVNRASTDANIPLSLGIEALAIGGGGSGGGAHTLHEWFEPAARDLALKRILLTTLALTGVPE from the coding sequence ATGCTGACTGATCGCCGTACCATACTCTCTACTCGAATGCCGATCTTCACTCGCTCCAACCCGGAACCCCCGCGCGACGATCGTTCCGCTCCCGATCAGCAGATCGCGCGTCTCGCCGAGCTCCGTCTCGTGCATGAGACCATGGCCTGGTTCCGACGCAACGAGCACCGCATCGCCGAGTGGCAACTCGCCGTTACGGCAATTCCCGCAGCTCCCTTTGGCGAAGAGCAACGCAGCCGCTGGATGCGCGACCGCTTCGAAGAGATCGGCCTCCTCGAAGTCCATCGCGACGAACTCGGCAACGTCTTCGGCACGCGCCCCGGCACCGACCCCGAAACGAAGTTCCTCGCCATCTCCGCCCACATGGACACCGTTTTTCCCGCCGGCACCCCGCTCGACGTCCGTCGCGAAGGCGAGCGTCTCCGCGGTCCGGGCATCTGCGACAACGGCGCCGGACTCGTCGCCCTCCTGGCGCTCGCGGCCGCGCTGCACGAAACCGGCATCCAGCATCGCCACCCCATCGTCTTCATCGGCAACGTCGGCGAAGAGGGCGAAGGCGACCTGCGCGGCATGCGCCACATCTTCTCGCAGCAGCGCTGGCGCGAGAGCATCGAGCGCGTGCTCGTCCTCGACGGCGCCGGCATCGACAGCATCATCGCCGAAGGCCTCGGCTCGCGCCGCTTCGAGGTCACCGTCGAAGGTCCCGGAGGCCACTCCTGGAGCGACTTCGGCGTTCCCAATCCCATCGTCGCGCTCGGCCGCGCCATCGAGCACTTCAGCCGCACGCCGCTACCCGACTCGCCCAAAACGACATTCAACATTGGCGTCATCTCCGGCGGAACCTCGGTCAACTCCATTCCGCAATCCGCCTTCATGCGCGTCGATCTCCGCTCCTCCGCCGCCGAAGAGATCGACCGCCTCGAGTCCGCCCTTCGCGCCGCCATTGAAGACGCCGTAGAAGAAACTCGCGCGACGGTTCGCGGCCGCGCCCCTCTGCGCTACGAGATTCGCATGGTCGGCAACCGTCCTTCCGCCGATCTCCCCGCCAACTCGCCGCTCATGCAGACGGTTCGCGCCGTCGATGCCCATCTCGGCATTCGCGCCAAGGTCAACCGCGCCTCCACTGACGCAAACATTCCGCTCTCGCTCGGCATCGAGGCGCTCGCCATTGGCGGCGGAGGCTCCGGCGGCGGCGCCCACACCCTTCACGAATGGTTCGAACCCGCAGCCCGCGACCTCGCCCTCAAGCGAATCCTGCTCACCACGCTCGCACTCACCGGAGTCCCCGAATGA
- a CDS encoding 2-isopropylmalate synthase yields the protein MSVNTSDLIYDWNKVFARAVLPKKPVLLDDESLRDGLQSPSVRDPTIPEKLEILHLMESLGINMLDVGLPGAGPRAFEHSLAIVQEIARAKLKIRPNCAARTHENDLRPLAEIQQRAGIPVAAAMFIGSSPIRRYTEGWDENFLLTTTEKAVRFARTNNIEVMYVTEDTTRCDPQMVKNLYSAAISNGATAIVVTDTTGHATPMGALALVRYVVDEVVKPSGADIRIDWHGHCDRGFGISNAMAALVGGAECVHATAVGIGERVGNVQMDQMLVNLKLMGIEPWANQDLTPLKTYCEKVAKAVDLPIPKNYPVFGADAFRTATGVHAAAIIKAFKKDDVELANTVYSGVPSQLFGLEQIIEIGPMSGKSNVTYWLEKRGIAPTDELVEAIFTRAKQSDRTLTEAEIMDIWARVTNMVRAPRLS from the coding sequence GTGTCCGTTAACACTTCCGACCTCATCTACGACTGGAACAAAGTCTTCGCTCGCGCGGTCCTGCCGAAAAAGCCCGTTCTGCTCGACGACGAATCTCTCCGCGACGGCCTGCAATCGCCATCGGTTCGCGATCCCACGATCCCCGAAAAACTCGAGATCCTTCATCTCATGGAGTCGCTCGGCATCAACATGCTCGATGTCGGTCTCCCTGGCGCCGGCCCGCGCGCCTTCGAGCACTCGCTCGCCATCGTCCAGGAAATCGCCCGCGCCAAGTTGAAGATCCGTCCCAACTGCGCCGCCCGCACGCATGAAAATGATCTCCGCCCTCTCGCCGAAATCCAGCAGCGCGCCGGAATCCCCGTAGCTGCCGCCATGTTCATCGGCTCCAGCCCCATTCGCCGCTACACAGAGGGCTGGGATGAAAACTTTCTTCTGACCACGACAGAAAAAGCCGTGCGCTTCGCGCGCACCAACAACATCGAAGTCATGTACGTCACCGAGGACACCACGCGCTGCGATCCGCAGATGGTGAAGAACCTCTACTCGGCCGCGATCAGCAACGGCGCAACCGCCATCGTCGTAACCGACACCACCGGTCACGCAACTCCCATGGGAGCCCTTGCACTCGTTCGTTACGTCGTTGATGAAGTCGTGAAACCGAGCGGCGCCGACATCCGTATCGACTGGCACGGTCACTGCGACCGCGGCTTCGGTATCTCGAACGCCATGGCCGCACTCGTCGGCGGCGCCGAATGCGTTCACGCCACCGCCGTCGGCATCGGCGAACGTGTCGGCAACGTGCAGATGGACCAGATGCTCGTGAACCTCAAACTCATGGGCATCGAACCCTGGGCGAACCAGGACCTCACGCCGCTGAAAACCTACTGCGAAAAAGTCGCTAAGGCCGTCGACCTTCCCATCCCGAAGAACTATCCCGTCTTCGGCGCCGACGCCTTCCGCACCGCCACCGGCGTCCACGCGGCGGCCATCATCAAGGCCTTCAAGAAAGATGACGTCGAACTTGCCAACACCGTCTACTCCGGCGTCCCCTCACAACTGTTCGGCCTCGAGCAGATCATCGAAATCGGCCCCATGAGCGGCAAATCCAACGTCACCTACTGGCTGGAAAAACGCGGCATCGCGCCAACCGACGAACTCGTCGAAGCCATCTTCACCCGCGCCAAGCAGAGCGACCGCACCCTAACCGAAGCCGAAATCATGGACATCTGGGCGAGAGTGACAAACATGGTCCGTGCCCCACGCCTGTCGTAG